A window of the Sulfurimonas sp. genome harbors these coding sequences:
- a CDS encoding MFS transporter has translation MFKKVMPLSIILSLRFLGLFLVLPIISVYALTLEGATPLLVGIVVGGYALTQAIFQVPFGNMSDKIGRKPTLLVGLLIFLIGSLIAAYATDIYTLMLGRFLQGAGAIGAVITAMISDLVEEEKRAKAMAVMGASIALSFAIAMGAGPILGAKYGVDTLFIITAVLSVLAIILLFTKVPTPPRIKHTYHEKAKTSDILKDPNLLNMIIINAMQKGLMTVAFVLIPIILTSDSFGWAKSDLYMAYLPAMVFGLIAMGPAAVFGEKKNKPREIFLISIVLFIISFLIMGLTNSSMVFIVGVVAFFIAFNMMEPLVQSMISKFAKVHQKGAALGMSNSAAYFMTFIGGTSAGLLLDISDREVLGVSMAVLAVIWLLWTFKLQNPTKHSHLFINHDQIDETKLNALEHEHIAEWYINDTENIVVIKYVSDAISEDELKSKIIM, from the coding sequence ATGTTTAAAAAAGTAATGCCTCTTTCAATTATTCTCTCACTTAGATTTTTAGGTCTGTTTTTAGTTTTACCAATCATCTCTGTGTACGCATTGACGCTTGAAGGTGCCACACCGTTACTTGTTGGAATAGTTGTTGGTGGATACGCTTTAACACAAGCAATTTTTCAAGTTCCTTTTGGAAATATGAGTGACAAGATAGGACGAAAACCTACACTTTTAGTCGGTCTTCTTATTTTCTTGATAGGTTCACTTATTGCTGCATACGCTACAGATATATATACATTAATGTTAGGACGTTTCTTGCAAGGTGCAGGAGCTATCGGTGCTGTAATTACTGCTATGATATCTGATCTTGTTGAAGAGGAAAAACGTGCAAAAGCTATGGCAGTTATGGGTGCAAGTATTGCTCTTAGTTTTGCGATAGCTATGGGTGCTGGTCCAATTCTAGGAGCTAAATATGGAGTTGACACTCTATTTATTATAACTGCAGTATTATCAGTTCTAGCTATCATTTTACTTTTTACAAAAGTTCCTACACCACCTCGCATAAAACATACATATCATGAAAAAGCAAAAACATCAGATATACTAAAAGATCCAAACCTTTTAAATATGATCATCATAAACGCTATGCAAAAAGGTCTTATGACTGTTGCATTTGTACTTATACCAATAATCTTAACAAGTGATAGTTTTGGATGGGCTAAGTCAGATCTTTACATGGCATATCTACCAGCTATGGTATTTGGTCTTATCGCTATGGGACCAGCTGCCGTATTTGGTGAGAAGAAAAATAAACCACGCGAGATATTTTTAATCTCGATTGTATTATTTATAATCTCTTTTTTAATTATGGGACTTACAAATTCAAGTATGGTTTTTATAGTTGGTGTTGTTGCATTTTTTATAGCTTTTAATATGATGGAGCCACTTGTACAGTCTATGATCTCCAAGTTTGCCAAAGTTCATCAAAAAGGTGCAGCTCTTGGTATGTCCAACTCTGCTGCATACTTTATGACTTTTATAGGTGGTACTAGTGCCGGATTATTATTAGATATATCAGACAGAGAAGTGCTTGGTGTATCTATGGCTGTTCTTGCAGTCATTTGGTTACTTTGGACTTTTAAACTGCAAAACCCAACAAAACATTCCCATCTATTTATAAATCATGATCAAATTGATGAGACTAAATTAAATGCATTAGAGCATGAACATATCGCTGAGTGGTATATAAATGATACTGAAAATATTGTAGTTATTAAATATGTAAGCGATGCTATAAGCGAAGATGAACTAAAGTCTAAAATAATAATGTGA
- the infC gene encoding translation initiation factor IF-3: MNDDIRVPEVRCNIDGGESLGVISTDEAMDKANEMNLDLVLIAPDAKPPVAKIMDYGKFKYQKEKQLKEQRKKQVKIDVKEIKLSVKIAENDIAYKVKHAREFLEKGKHVKFRVFLKGREMAHPEAAKEVLLRVWPMVEDIAVMEKEPKFEGRYYNMYVTPQK; encoded by the coding sequence ATGAATGACGATATCAGGGTTCCTGAGGTAAGATGTAATATAGACGGTGGTGAGTCTTTAGGTGTAATATCAACAGATGAAGCTATGGATAAAGCGAATGAGATGAATTTAGACTTGGTGTTAATTGCACCGGATGCTAAACCGCCAGTTGCAAAGATTATGGACTACGGTAAATTTAAATACCAAAAAGAGAAGCAACTAAAAGAGCAAAGAAAAAAGCAAGTTAAAATAGATGTAAAAGAGATTAAACTATCTGTTAAGATTGCTGAAAACGATATAGCTTATAAAGTTAAACATGCTCGTGAATTTTTAGAAAAAGGGAAACACGTTAAGTTCCGTGTATTTTTAAAAGGTCGCGAGATGGCTCATCCAGAGGCAGCTAAAGAAGTTTTACTTCGTGTATGGCCAATGGTTGAGGATATTGCAGTAATGGAAAAAGAACCTAAGTTTGAGGGTCGTTACTACAATATGTATGTAACTCCACAGAAGTAG
- the thrS gene encoding threonine--tRNA ligase, with protein sequence MNLDAIALRHNDEIIDLQTAREIGFEGEAIELDNSPESLDVLRHSTAHLMAQAIKNLYPDAMFYVGPTVKEGFYYDFKTNEEIGEADLKRIEKEMIKLAKKKAEIEKYSISMDEAKNKFKDDYLKLEVMKRIPGDTVSIYKQGEFEDLCRGPHLPNVGLIRYFKLLKIAGAYLGGDSKNEMLTRIYGIAFADKESLTAHMDMLREAEKRDHRKIGNEMKLFTFREEIGAGFPLWLPAGARLRSRLEDLLFKAHRKRGYEPVRGPEMLRSDLWKTSGHYQNYGENMYFTEIDEVEFGVKPMNCVGHIKVYEDELHSYRDLPIKYFEYGVVHRHEFTGALHGLFRVREFTQDDAHIFCRADQIEEQIIEVVDFVDKIMTTFEFDYKMMISTKPEKAVGSDEVWEVSTNALKAAMDKNELAYEIDEGGGAFYGPKIDIKITDAIGREWQCGTVQLDFNLPERFALEYNADDNEKIQPVMIHRAILGSFERFVGILTEHYAGEFPMFIAPTQVAIIPIADTHKEYAKDLSDKLIDIGADSSIYDKNDSLNKRIRTAEKSRVPMLIIIGDEEVEGKTVAVRDRRSREQYNLSEDEFLTLIKTKINEVNF encoded by the coding sequence ATTAATTTGGATGCTATTGCACTAAGACACAACGACGAAATTATTGATCTTCAAACAGCAAGAGAGATAGGTTTCGAAGGTGAAGCTATAGAGTTGGACAACTCTCCAGAATCTCTGGACGTACTTCGTCACTCTACTGCTCACCTAATGGCTCAAGCTATTAAAAACTTATATCCAGACGCGATGTTTTACGTAGGACCGACAGTAAAAGAGGGGTTTTACTACGACTTTAAAACTAACGAAGAGATAGGTGAAGCTGACCTAAAACGCATTGAAAAAGAGATGATCAAACTTGCTAAGAAAAAAGCAGAGATAGAAAAGTACTCGATCTCAATGGACGAAGCGAAGAATAAGTTCAAAGATGATTATCTGAAACTTGAAGTAATGAAACGTATCCCGGGTGATACTGTAAGTATTTACAAACAAGGTGAATTTGAAGACTTATGTCGTGGACCACACTTGCCAAATGTAGGGCTTATTCGCTACTTTAAACTTTTAAAAATAGCAGGAGCTTATCTTGGCGGTGATTCTAAAAATGAGATGTTAACTCGTATTTACGGAATCGCTTTTGCAGATAAAGAATCTCTAACGGCTCACATGGATATGCTTCGTGAAGCTGAAAAACGTGATCACAGAAAGATCGGTAATGAGATGAAACTATTTACATTCCGTGAAGAGATCGGAGCAGGTTTCCCACTATGGCTTCCAGCTGGTGCACGTTTACGTTCACGTCTAGAAGACCTACTTTTCAAAGCTCACCGTAAACGCGGTTATGAGCCTGTTCGTGGTCCTGAGATGTTAAGAAGTGATCTATGGAAAACATCTGGACACTACCAAAACTACGGTGAGAATATGTACTTCACTGAAATCGATGAAGTAGAGTTTGGTGTAAAACCAATGAACTGTGTAGGTCATATTAAAGTTTATGAAGATGAGCTTCACTCTTACCGTGACTTACCAATCAAGTACTTTGAGTACGGTGTAGTTCACCGCCACGAGTTCACTGGTGCACTTCACGGACTTTTCCGTGTACGTGAATTTACACAAGATGATGCACACATTTTCTGTAGAGCTGATCAGATCGAAGAGCAGATCATTGAAGTTGTTGATTTTGTTGATAAGATCATGACAACTTTTGAATTTGATTATAAGATGATGATCTCTACTAAACCTGAAAAAGCCGTTGGTAGTGATGAGGTTTGGGAAGTGTCTACAAATGCTCTTAAAGCTGCAATGGATAAAAACGAATTAGCATATGAGATCGATGAGGGTGGTGGAGCTTTTTACGGTCCTAAGATCGATATTAAGATCACGGATGCAATCGGTCGTGAATGGCAGTGTGGTACTGTTCAGCTAGACTTCAACCTGCCTGAGCGTTTTGCACTTGAATATAATGCAGATGACAATGAAAAGATTCAGCCAGTTATGATCCACCGTGCGATTCTTGGTTCATTTGAGCGTTTTGTAGGTATTTTAACTGAACACTACGCTGGTGAATTCCCAATGTTCATAGCACCTACGCAGGTAGCTATCATCCCTATAGCAGACACTCATAAAGAGTATGCTAAGGATTTATCAGATAAACTTATCGACATTGGTGCCGATAGTAGTATATACGATAAGAATGATTCTTTAAATAAAAGAATCCGTACAGCTGAAAAAAGCCGTGTACCTATGCTAATCATTATTGGTGATGAAGAGGTAGAGGGTAAAACTGTGGCAGTTCGTGACAGACGTTCTCGCGAACAATATAACTTGAGTGAAGATGAGTTCTTGACTCTTATAAAAACTAAAATTAATGAGGTAAATTTTTGA
- a CDS encoding class I SAM-dependent methyltransferase, with protein MLCKLCNLPVLNIQDKRNNWEFFHCQKCEFIFKNSLDFVSDEDELKQYNNHNNTMDSPGYVEMFEKFMSNTFEEHIDDVQTALEFGSGPGPVLSELLKRRGLKVDIYDKYFSPNKVYEGKKYDLITSTEVIEHIENPLEIFEFFSEHVKSGGYLALMTQFHTNVPEEFKKWWYKNDPTHICFFRPRTFEVLAQKSGFKILKNDSKKSILLQRI; from the coding sequence ATGCTATGCAAACTCTGTAACCTTCCTGTATTAAATATTCAAGATAAGCGCAATAATTGGGAGTTTTTTCACTGTCAGAAATGTGAATTTATTTTTAAAAATTCGCTTGATTTTGTAAGCGATGAAGATGAGTTAAAACAATATAATAATCACAATAACACTATGGACTCTCCGGGTTATGTTGAGATGTTTGAGAAGTTTATGAGTAATACATTTGAAGAGCACATTGATGATGTACAAACAGCATTAGAGTTTGGAAGCGGACCAGGACCTGTTTTAAGTGAACTTCTTAAAAGACGTGGATTAAAAGTAGATATTTATGATAAATATTTTTCACCAAATAAAGTATATGAAGGTAAAAAATACGATTTAATCACTTCAACTGAGGTGATCGAACATATAGAAAATCCTTTAGAGATCTTTGAGTTTTTCTCAGAGCATGTAAAAAGCGGTGGCTATTTGGCTTTAATGACACAGTTTCATACAAACGTGCCAGAAGAGTTTAAAAAGTGGTGGTATAAAAATGATCCGACACATATATGTTTTTTTCGCCCTCGTACTTTTGAAGTCCTTGCACAAAAAAGTGGCTTTAAAATATTAAAGAATGATTCTAAAAAGAGTATACTTTTACAAAGGATATAG
- a CDS encoding DUF2721 domain-containing protein — MFIPEDSSVITTVSSLIQLSVAPVFLLAGVAGLLNVFTNRLTRIIDKLESLDDYVHQKELKDPSYHPSDAVCTRRKNLLKRMQNTNLAIFFATATGLMVALVIISVFSSSLMSYHAETFISVLFVLAMFFLIMSLLVFLREISFTISYIKDKKEHIFIE, encoded by the coding sequence ATGTTTATACCAGAAGATTCAAGTGTTATCACTACAGTTTCATCTTTAATACAACTATCAGTTGCTCCTGTTTTCTTACTTGCTGGTGTTGCAGGACTTTTAAATGTATTTACAAACAGACTGACAAGGATTATAGATAAGTTGGAAAGTTTAGATGATTATGTTCATCAAAAAGAGCTCAAAGATCCAAGTTATCATCCATCAGATGCTGTTTGTACAAGAAGAAAAAACCTTCTTAAACGTATGCAAAATACTAATTTGGCAATATTTTTCGCAACGGCAACAGGGCTTATGGTAGCTTTAGTAATTATTAGTGTGTTTTCCAGCTCTTTGATGTCTTATCATGCAGAGACTTTTATATCTGTACTTTTTGTACTCGCTATGTTTTTTTTAATAATGTCTTTATTGGTATTTTTAAGAGAGATATCTTTTACAATCTCATATATAAAAGATAAAAAGGAACATATTTTTATAGAGTAA
- the ilvD gene encoding dihydroxy-acid dehydratase, whose product MRSDIIKKGFDKAPHRSLLRATGLKDEDFDKPFIGIANSYIDIIPGHFFLHEYGEIVKEAIREAGGVPFVFNTIGVDDGIAMGHDGMLYSLPSRELIADTMETVMNAHKLDAMVCIPNCDKIVPGMIMGALRVNVPTVFVSGGPMAAGHKKDGTPIDLATAFEAVGQHAEGKMTDEELYEIECEACPSGGSCSGMFTANSMNTLCEAMGIALPGNGTVLAMTPERIEMVKKAARRVVEMAKAEKPEKYNIRNVLNEKAVHNAFVVDMAMGGSSNTVLHMLAIAREAEVEFDITKINEIAKNVAHIAKISPSLSTVHMDDINKAGGVNAVMKEVSKRGGMLHLDNPTVTGETIGERIADAKILDENIIHTNENAYSPVGGLSILFGNLAEEGAVVKTAGIAPSMRQFKGKAVCFNSQPEALAGILGHKVKAGDVVVIRYEGPKGGPGMQEMLAPTSLIMGMGLGESVALITDGRFSGATRGASIGHVSPEAAEGGLIALIEDGDEIELDVDAHLLQLNVDYEVLEERRLKFKPYKNEVKSKWLKRYQLLVSNASNGAVLKTEL is encoded by the coding sequence ATGAGAAGTGACATCATAAAAAAAGGGTTTGACAAAGCACCGCATCGTTCACTACTTCGTGCAACAGGTTTAAAAGATGAAGATTTTGACAAGCCGTTTATCGGGATTGCTAATTCATACATAGACATTATTCCTGGACACTTTTTCCTGCATGAGTATGGCGAGATAGTAAAAGAAGCTATCCGTGAAGCTGGCGGTGTACCGTTTGTTTTCAACACTATAGGTGTTGATGATGGTATAGCTATGGGGCATGACGGTATGCTTTATTCACTTCCTTCACGTGAGCTGATCGCAGATACTATGGAGACTGTTATGAACGCTCACAAACTAGATGCTATGGTTTGTATTCCTAACTGTGACAAGATCGTTCCGGGTATGATTATGGGGGCACTTCGTGTAAATGTTCCAACTGTATTTGTATCAGGTGGACCAATGGCTGCCGGACATAAAAAAGATGGAACTCCTATTGATTTAGCTACTGCATTCGAGGCTGTTGGTCAACATGCTGAAGGAAAAATGACTGATGAAGAGCTTTACGAGATCGAGTGTGAAGCTTGTCCGTCAGGCGGAAGCTGTTCAGGTATGTTTACGGCTAACTCTATGAATACTTTATGTGAAGCTATGGGTATTGCACTTCCTGGTAACGGAACTGTTTTAGCTATGACACCAGAGCGTATAGAGATGGTTAAAAAAGCTGCTCGTCGTGTAGTTGAGATGGCAAAAGCTGAGAAACCTGAAAAATATAATATCCGTAATGTATTAAATGAAAAAGCTGTTCACAACGCATTTGTTGTAGATATGGCTATGGGTGGAAGCTCAAACACTGTATTACATATGTTAGCGATCGCTAGAGAGGCTGAAGTTGAGTTTGATATTACAAAAATCAACGAAATAGCTAAAAATGTAGCTCACATTGCAAAAATTTCACCGTCACTATCAACTGTTCACATGGATGACATCAACAAAGCAGGTGGTGTAAATGCAGTTATGAAAGAGGTTTCTAAGCGTGGTGGTATGCTACATTTAGATAATCCTACTGTAACTGGTGAGACTATAGGTGAGCGTATAGCTGATGCCAAGATCTTAGATGAAAATATTATTCATACAAATGAAAATGCTTACTCACCGGTTGGCGGTCTTTCAATTTTATTTGGTAACTTAGCAGAAGAGGGTGCTGTTGTAAAAACTGCAGGTATTGCTCCAAGTATGCGTCAGTTCAAAGGTAAAGCGGTATGTTTTAACTCTCAACCTGAAGCACTTGCTGGTATTTTAGGTCACAAAGTTAAAGCTGGTGATGTTGTAGTTATCCGTTACGAGGGACCAAAAGGTGGACCAGGTATGCAAGAGATGCTTGCTCCTACTTCACTTATCATGGGTATGGGTCTTGGTGAGAGTGTTGCACTGATCACAGACGGACGTTTTTCTGGTGCTACTCGTGGAGCTTCGATCGGTCATGTTTCACCTGAAGCTGCTGAGGGTGGACTTATTGCTTTAATCGAAGATGGTGATGAGATCGAGTTAGATGTTGATGCTCACTTATTACAGTTAAATGTTGATTATGAAGTATTAGAAGAAAGAAGACTTAAATTCAAGCCTTACAAAAACGAAGTAAAATCTAAATGGTTAAAACGTTACCAACTTCTAGTATCTAATGCATCTAACGGTGCAGTTTTAAAAACGGAGCTTTAA
- a CDS encoding nucleoside 2-deoxyribosyltransferase: protein MSKKIYIAGFDVFETDSIEIGKKYVKLCQDYGFIGLYPLDNEVDFNQEKRKIASDIFEANRKMIEEADIVVANLNSFRGYEPDSGTVWECGYATGLGKKVYGYMEDCSDYIDRFSKNETSVKENYTLDKDGLIIEDFNHPINLMIACSVDGIIEGGFEDVLKAIK, encoded by the coding sequence ATGTCTAAAAAAATATATATAGCTGGATTTGACGTATTTGAAACAGACTCTATAGAGATCGGTAAAAAGTATGTCAAACTGTGTCAGGACTATGGATTTATAGGCCTGTACCCTCTTGATAATGAAGTAGATTTTAACCAAGAGAAGAGAAAAATAGCCTCAGATATATTTGAGGCCAATCGAAAGATGATCGAAGAAGCTGACATAGTGGTTGCAAACCTAAACAGCTTTAGAGGGTACGAACCAGATTCAGGGACTGTGTGGGAATGTGGATATGCGACGGGACTTGGCAAAAAAGTATACGGTTATATGGAAGATTGTTCAGACTACATAGACAGGTTTAGTAAAAATGAGACAAGTGTCAAAGAGAATTATACTCTCGACAAAGACGGATTAATAATTGAGGATTTTAACCACCCCATAAACCTTATGATCGCGTGTTCTGTCGATGGCATAATAGAGGGTGGGTTTGAGGATGTACTTAAAGCTATAAAATAG
- a CDS encoding NADP-dependent glyceraldehyde-3-phosphate dehydrogenase, protein MQEDLKIYLEQNSYLQDGELLEWNGEMQEVFSPVCTTQNGKAQKIKIGAYPMLSSKESLKALESAKKAFDNGKGQWPTMSIEQRIEHMHKFVQMMKEQQELIVKLLMWEIGKSLQDSQKEFERTVDYVSDTIEALKDLDRDSSKFTKEQGVLAQIRRAPLGVVLCMGPFNYPLNETFTTLIPALLMGNTVVFKPPKYGVLLHQPLLKAFQESFPKGVINTVYGSGEEVVQPIIESGDINVLAFIGTSKVANILKQHHPKPNRLRSVLGLEAKNAGIILDHADMDLAVEESVQGSLSFNGQRCTALKILYVDEKIVDEFLDKFTKKVNMLKVGMPWEEGVQITPLPEDHKTDYLSDLIEDAKKHGAKVINEGGGEVVQTLMKPAVLYPVNDKMKIYYEEQFGPVVPVVPFKSIEEPLSYIENSNYGQQVSVFGTDYEVIASLIDPLVNQVCRVNINSLCQRGPDSFPFTGRKDSAEGTLSVGDALRVFSIRTLVSTKDNEQNTQIIKNIINERSSNFLSTDFIL, encoded by the coding sequence GTGCAAGAGGATTTAAAAATATATTTAGAGCAAAATAGCTATCTCCAAGATGGAGAACTATTAGAGTGGAATGGAGAAATGCAAGAAGTTTTCTCTCCAGTTTGCACTACTCAAAATGGTAAAGCTCAAAAAATTAAAATTGGTGCTTACCCGATGCTCTCATCAAAAGAGAGTTTAAAAGCATTAGAATCTGCAAAAAAAGCTTTTGACAATGGAAAAGGTCAGTGGCCTACTATGAGTATTGAACAAAGAATAGAGCATATGCATAAGTTTGTTCAAATGATGAAAGAACAGCAAGAGCTTATTGTAAAACTATTGATGTGGGAGATCGGCAAAAGCCTGCAGGACTCTCAAAAAGAGTTTGAGAGAACAGTTGATTATGTTTCAGATACTATTGAAGCCTTAAAAGATTTAGATAGAGACTCTTCAAAATTTACAAAAGAACAAGGTGTACTGGCTCAGATAAGACGCGCACCTTTGGGTGTGGTTTTATGTATGGGACCTTTTAACTACCCGTTAAATGAGACTTTTACAACACTTATACCTGCCTTACTTATGGGTAATACAGTTGTTTTCAAGCCGCCAAAATACGGTGTTTTACTTCATCAACCGCTTTTAAAAGCTTTTCAAGAGTCGTTTCCAAAAGGTGTGATCAACACTGTTTACGGTTCAGGTGAAGAGGTTGTCCAACCAATTATAGAATCAGGTGATATAAACGTACTTGCTTTTATAGGTACATCAAAAGTTGCCAACATTTTAAAGCAGCACCATCCAAAACCAAACAGACTAAGATCGGTTTTGGGACTTGAAGCAAAAAATGCAGGGATCATTTTAGATCATGCTGATATGGATCTTGCAGTTGAAGAGTCAGTACAAGGCTCACTCTCTTTTAACGGACAGAGATGTACAGCACTGAAGATCCTCTATGTAGATGAAAAAATTGTAGATGAGTTTTTAGATAAGTTTACAAAAAAAGTAAACATGCTAAAAGTTGGTATGCCTTGGGAAGAGGGAGTACAAATAACTCCTTTGCCTGAAGATCATAAAACAGACTACCTGAGTGATCTTATAGAAGATGCAAAAAAACACGGTGCGAAAGTTATAAATGAAGGTGGCGGAGAAGTGGTTCAAACTCTTATGAAACCTGCTGTTTTATACCCAGTAAATGACAAGATGAAGATCTACTATGAAGAGCAGTTTGGTCCTGTTGTTCCTGTAGTTCCTTTTAAAAGTATAGAAGAGCCACTTTCATACATAGAAAATTCAAACTACGGTCAACAAGTAAGTGTTTTCGGAACAGACTATGAGGTAATTGCAAGCTTAATAGATCCTCTGGTAAATCAGGTTTGCCGTGTAAATATAAACTCTCTTTGTCAAAGAGGACCAGATTCATTTCCATTTACGGGAAGAAAAGATTCAGCTGAGGGGACACTCTCAGTCGGTGATGCACTTCGTGTTTTTTCAATAAGAACTCTTGTCTCAACAAAAGACAACGAGCAAAATACGCAGATCATCAAAAATATAATTAATGAAAGAAGTTCTAACTTTTTATCGACAGATTTTATATTATAA